Proteins encoded together in one Rhipicephalus sanguineus isolate Rsan-2018 chromosome 9, BIME_Rsan_1.4, whole genome shotgun sequence window:
- the LOC119405524 gene encoding probable ATP-dependent RNA helicase DDX5 has product MDAQIEGVPGQNVKPGFPRSIFAERDHFRPVMPYGDLGAVLFLNTRFFGEAPTGRTTRAGRNLRAPPFQKDFYREHITTAQRPMEEVEAYRKANDIVVTGGDVPKPILHIDEAGLPEHISKVIKARNPGSGLTAMQAQCWPVALRGKDLVTFIYDVSEGKHLAYLVPTIIHILHQPAELRDYGPLVLVLTATREAALQVREIADELKVKAGIRTMYLLPGEPREPQLKELEEGAEIYFATPGRLVYFMKERKISLRRCSYLVLDGADLMMTMGFGKQLRIIAHNTRPDRQTLVWLSSRTMDAKQLIDELTSDYVTVSIGAATHEDPTRRVQHIVHVCEMVEKERELEALLNDVLTEEGDKAIVFVERKETVEGIVCSLSLQGWAAVSIHGTKTEQEREVALNTCGSAMRPYWWLPTWRLVL; this is encoded by the coding sequence ATGGACGCACAAATCGAGGGAGTTCCGGGGCAAAATGTCAAACCCGGTTTTCCTCGGTCCATCTTCGCCGAAAGAGATCACTTCAGACCGGTAATGCCCTACGGAGACTTAGGGGCTGTTTTGTTCTTGAATACGCGGTTCTTCGGAGAGGCGCCGACTGGCCGGACCACTCGGGCTGGACGCAATCTACGAGCACCGCCTTTCCAAAAGGACTTCTACCGCGAGCACATCACCACGGCCCAGAGACCAATGGAAGAAGTCGAAGCATACCGGAAGGCCAACGATATTGTTGTTACGGGGGGCGATGTTCCGAAGCCAATCCTGCACATCGACGAAGCTGGGTTGCCTGAACACATATCGAAGGTCATCAAGGCGCGCAACCCTGGCTCAGGGCTCACCGCGATGCAAGCGCAGTGCTGGCCAGTAGCGCTTAGGGGTAAAGACCTTGTCACCTTCATCTACGACGTATCAGAAGGCAAGCATCTCGCCTACCTCGTCCCGACCATCATACACATACTGCACCAGCCGGCTGAGTTGCGCGACTATGGACCTTTAGTGCTGGTGCTTACAGCGACGCGAGAAGCGGCCTTACAAGTTCGGGAAATTGCTGACGAGCTCAAAGTGAAGGCAGGAATTCGGACGATGTATCTCCTGCCTGGAGAACCCCGGGAACCACAACTCAAGGAGCTCGAGGAAGGGGCCGAAATTTATTTCGCCACGCCAGGCCGCCTCGTATATTTCATGAAAGAGCGTAAGATAAGCCTGCGCCGCTGTAGTTACTTGGTGCTGGACGGAGCTGACCTTATGATGACGATGGGCTTCGGGAAGCAGCTTCGCATCATTGCGCACAACACCCGTCCTGACCGGCAGACGCTTGTGTGGCTTTCCTCGCGCACGATGGATGCGAAGCAACTCATAGACGAGTTGACGAGTGACTACGTCACGGTTAGCATTGGGGCGGCTACACACGAGGACCCCACCCGGCGGGTCCAGCATATTGTTCACGTTTGCGAGATGGTGGAGAAGGAGAGGGAACTCGAAGCCCTCTTGAACGATGTCCTTACTGAAGAAGGTGACAAAGCCATTGTGTTTGTAGAAAGGAAGGAAACGGTGGAAGGCATCGTGTGCAGTCTGAGCCTCCAGGGTTGGGCCGCCGTTAGCATCCACGGCACGAAAACAGAACAAGAACGCGAGGTGGCGCTGAACACCTGCGGTTCAGCAATGCGTCCATACTGGTGGCTACCGACGTGGCGGCTAGTGCTCTAG